The Anaerolineae bacterium genome contains a region encoding:
- the gatC gene encoding Asp-tRNA(Asn)/Glu-tRNA(Gln) amidotransferase subunit GatC, whose product MSLTLADVRYIAELAKLGLTPEEEERFRDQLSAILDYFARLQEVDTSAIPATATVLPVRNVMREDEVQPSLSREDALFNAPDAVEGCFRTLAVLE is encoded by the coding sequence ATGTCCCTGACCCTCGCAGACGTCCGATACATCGCCGAGCTAGCCAAACTAGGCCTGACGCCGGAAGAAGAGGAGCGCTTCCGGGATCAACTCTCCGCTATCTTGGACTATTTTGCCCGCCTGCAGGAGGTGGACACCTCTGCCATCCCAGCGACGGCGACAGTGCTACCCGTGCGCAATGTGATGCGCGAGGACGAGGTACAGCCATCGTTAAGCCGGGAGGATGCGCTGTTTAATGCGCCGGATGCCGTAGAAGGCTGCTTCCGCACGTTGGCCGTGCTCGAATAG